A part of Citrifermentans bremense genomic DNA contains:
- the nuoF gene encoding NADH-quinone oxidoreductase subunit NuoF, producing the protein MPRINSPAELEEFRRAILSKRDDKRPCITLCSGSACHATGSEKVADAIMAELESHGLKDQVDVRRTGCHGFCEQGPILVVYPEGISYLKVKPEDVCEIVSHTFKEKKLVERLLYVDPNTGDKSSHEHDIPFYKNQQRLILGLNTKIDPKSLEDYLAVGGYQAMAKALLQMTPEQVIGEVKQAKLRGRGGAGFPSGTKWEFARNAPGDQKYVVVNCDEGDPGAYMDRALMEGNPFTVLEGLLIGAYAIGASEGYIYVRQEYPLAVDNLTVAIREAEEHGFLGKNILGSGFDFTVKVHRGAGAFICGEETSLLQSLEGKPGEPKPRPPFPAVRGLWGKPTNINNVETWANIPVIINKGAEYFSSIGTESSKGTKVFSLVGKVNNTGLVEVPMGMPLRDIIFKIGGGVPNGKKFKAVQTGGPSGGCIPEEYLDVKVDFDELMKMGAMMGSGGMIVMDEDTCLVDIARYFLEFLSDESCGKCVPCREGIRQMLKVMTAITQGKGKEGDIELLENMAMATQGAALCALGKTAPNPVLSTLKYFRHEYEAHIKEKRCPALSCKELIAFHIEPAKCKGCGSCLRKCPANAIEGGKKTIHVIDQEKCTKCGTCIEACPAAFQAISKLSGVPVPEPPAPSARALA; encoded by the coding sequence ATGCCAAGGATAAATTCGCCCGCAGAATTGGAAGAATTCAGGAGAGCCATCCTGTCCAAACGGGATGACAAGAGGCCCTGCATCACGCTCTGCTCCGGCAGCGCCTGCCATGCCACGGGGAGCGAGAAGGTTGCCGACGCGATCATGGCCGAGTTGGAGAGCCACGGCCTCAAGGATCAGGTCGACGTCAGGAGGACCGGCTGCCACGGCTTCTGCGAGCAGGGACCGATCCTCGTGGTCTACCCCGAAGGGATCAGCTACCTGAAGGTGAAGCCGGAGGACGTCTGCGAGATCGTCTCCCATACCTTCAAGGAGAAGAAGCTGGTCGAGCGCCTGCTCTACGTGGACCCGAACACCGGGGACAAGTCGAGCCACGAGCACGACATCCCCTTCTACAAGAACCAGCAGCGCCTGATCCTGGGGCTCAACACCAAGATCGACCCGAAGAGCCTGGAGGATTACCTGGCCGTCGGCGGCTACCAGGCCATGGCCAAGGCGCTCCTGCAGATGACCCCGGAGCAGGTGATCGGCGAGGTCAAGCAGGCGAAGCTCAGGGGACGCGGCGGCGCCGGCTTCCCCTCCGGGACCAAGTGGGAGTTCGCCCGCAACGCGCCGGGGGACCAGAAGTACGTCGTGGTCAACTGCGACGAGGGGGACCCGGGGGCCTACATGGACCGCGCCCTCATGGAAGGTAACCCCTTTACCGTGCTCGAAGGGCTCCTGATCGGCGCCTACGCCATCGGCGCGAGCGAGGGTTACATCTACGTCCGGCAGGAATACCCGCTCGCCGTCGACAACCTGACCGTCGCCATCAGGGAGGCGGAGGAACACGGCTTCCTGGGGAAAAACATCCTCGGCTCCGGATTCGACTTCACCGTCAAGGTGCACCGCGGCGCGGGGGCCTTCATCTGCGGCGAGGAGACCTCCCTTCTCCAGTCGCTGGAAGGAAAGCCCGGCGAGCCCAAACCGAGGCCGCCTTTCCCGGCGGTCCGCGGCCTCTGGGGCAAACCGACCAACATCAACAACGTGGAGACCTGGGCCAACATCCCGGTGATCATCAACAAGGGGGCCGAGTACTTCAGTTCCATCGGGACCGAGAGCAGCAAGGGGACCAAGGTCTTCTCCCTGGTGGGGAAGGTCAACAACACCGGTCTCGTCGAGGTCCCCATGGGGATGCCGCTTCGCGACATCATCTTCAAGATCGGCGGCGGGGTCCCCAACGGCAAGAAGTTCAAGGCCGTGCAGACCGGCGGCCCTTCCGGCGGCTGCATTCCCGAGGAATACCTGGACGTCAAGGTCGACTTCGACGAGTTGATGAAGATGGGCGCCATGATGGGGTCGGGCGGCATGATCGTCATGGACGAGGACACCTGCCTCGTCGACATCGCCCGGTACTTCCTGGAGTTCTTGAGCGACGAGTCCTGCGGCAAGTGCGTCCCCTGCCGTGAAGGCATACGCCAGATGCTCAAGGTGATGACCGCCATCACCCAGGGCAAGGGTAAGGAAGGGGACATCGAACTCCTGGAGAACATGGCGATGGCGACGCAAGGGGCGGCGCTCTGCGCCCTCGGCAAGACCGCTCCCAACCCGGTCCTCTCGACCCTCAAGTACTTCCGTCACGAGTACGAGGCCCACATCAAGGAGAAGAGGTGCCCGGCGCTTTCCTGCAAGGAGCTGATCGCCTTCCACATCGAGCCGGCGAAGTGCAAAGGGTGCGGCAGCTGTCTCAGGAAGTGCCCCGCCAACGCCATCGAGGGTGGCAAGAAGACCATCCACGTCATCGACCAGGAGAAGTGCACCAAGTGCGGCACCTGTATCGAAGCCTGCCCGGCGGCTTTCCAGGCCATAAGCAAGCTTTCCGGAGTGCCGGTGCCGGAGCCGCCCGCGCCGTCGGCGCGGGCCTTGGCCTAA